In Leptospira stimsonii, a single window of DNA contains:
- a CDS encoding uracil-DNA glycosylase, translated as MSREEKIRRLGLVQSEVTDCKLCKLHTTRTQTVFGEGNPDAEVVFIGEGPGKQEDLTGRPFVGRAGELLTRIIEKGMGVPRESVFIANIVKCRPTLDMKFEKDRPPEEEETRACAPYLLRQLEIIQPKAIITLGNPSTRFILNTKEGITKLRGNWGSFYGIPVMPTYHPSFVIRNGGENSPLKRDVWEDIKKVMDLLGWKKPS; from the coding sequence ATGAGCAGAGAAGAAAAAATCAGAAGGCTAGGTCTCGTTCAATCCGAGGTCACCGATTGTAAGCTTTGCAAGCTTCACACGACTCGGACGCAAACGGTCTTTGGAGAAGGCAATCCGGATGCCGAGGTCGTTTTTATCGGAGAAGGTCCCGGAAAACAAGAGGACTTGACCGGTCGTCCGTTTGTGGGCCGCGCTGGAGAACTCCTTACGAGAATCATCGAAAAGGGAATGGGTGTTCCAAGAGAATCCGTCTTTATCGCAAACATCGTGAAATGCAGACCGACGCTCGATATGAAATTCGAAAAGGATCGCCCTCCCGAGGAGGAAGAGACAAGGGCTTGCGCTCCGTATCTTCTCAGACAACTCGAAATCATCCAGCCCAAGGCGATCATTACTCTCGGAAATCCGTCCACACGTTTTATCTTAAACACTAAGGAAGGGATTACAAAACTCAGAGGGAATTGGGGTTCATTCTATGGGATCCCCGTGATGCCGACGTATCATCCGAGTTTTGTGATTCGAAACGGAGGGGAGAATAGTCCTCTCAAACGAGACGTCTGGGAGGACATTAAAAAAGTTATGGACTTGCTTGGGTGGAAGAAACCTTCTTAG
- a CDS encoding alpha/beta hydrolase, producing MKYTKIKFFTIAFVLVVLTIGCTRYVVITDQKFTSQTANIAPNIFLTTFSYENSSYPPILIVDPVLINKKALYLGDKSGLIGVLNGNGFSVWLLHFEDHKNINLKDLGENLIPEVIGRIQKVTGKKEYILGGVSLGGQSLLHSFKAKKIPDIAKAFFLGTGMDYKYNDSFIEQMKAEKRLGSDISSSCKNKDSFCKRFISFDADDPTTLFVYQNLFNYLPALEENPKTWESFENTNFPSLFIGGRIDNISPTESIHPVYKRKKGKKEYFEAGRDNGMAIDYDHLGLFAYEDAPSDIYQRIANWLKETEAEPKKVSSTQASP from the coding sequence ATGAAATATACAAAAATTAAATTTTTCACGATCGCGTTCGTTCTCGTCGTTTTGACGATCGGGTGCACACGTTATGTGGTCATTACCGATCAGAAATTCACTTCCCAAACGGCGAACATTGCTCCGAATATTTTTCTGACCACTTTCTCTTATGAGAATTCTTCTTATCCTCCGATCTTAATCGTGGATCCCGTTTTGATCAATAAGAAGGCTCTTTATCTCGGAGATAAATCCGGGTTGATCGGAGTTCTGAACGGAAACGGATTTTCGGTTTGGCTTCTTCATTTTGAAGATCACAAAAATATAAACCTCAAAGACCTCGGAGAGAATTTGATTCCGGAAGTGATCGGAAGAATCCAAAAAGTTACCGGTAAAAAAGAATACATTCTCGGCGGAGTTTCGTTAGGTGGACAATCGCTTCTTCATTCCTTCAAAGCGAAAAAAATTCCCGACATCGCGAAGGCGTTCTTTCTCGGAACGGGAATGGATTATAAATACAACGATAGTTTTATCGAACAGATGAAGGCCGAAAAAAGATTGGGTTCCGATATCAGTTCTTCCTGTAAAAATAAGGACAGCTTCTGCAAACGTTTTATATCGTTCGACGCGGACGATCCTACTACTCTCTTCGTTTATCAAAACCTCTTTAATTATCTTCCTGCTCTGGAAGAAAATCCGAAGACGTGGGAATCCTTTGAAAACACGAATTTCCCTTCTCTTTTTATCGGGGGAAGAATCGATAACATCTCCCCGACGGAAAGTATTCATCCAGTTTACAAAAGAAAAAAAGGGAAGAAGGAATATTTTGAAGCGGGAAGAGACAACGGAATGGCGATCGATTACGATCATCTCGGTCTTTTTGCTTACGAAGACGCGCCTTCCGACATCTATCAAAGAATCGCGAATTGGTTAAAGGAAACCGAGGCCGAACCTAAGAAGGTTTCTTCCACCCAAGCAAGTCCATAA
- a CDS encoding acyl-CoA dehydrogenase family protein, with translation MLQNNYFSDTQDIQDHFEHILPWTEIILDYENDFSETSDGGPTNPSEAKEYYKTVLQTVGDLAGNILSPHVAELDREGLGFKDGKVEFPPKMLELVSKVVDAGVQAYGFSRKYGGLGIPWTVKSFISEIFYRVDASLAIAIGCVNLAEILERHASKEMKDEWIPRLAAGEFVCAMGLTEPDHGSDLPNLRTKATKDQNGNWVLNGTKRFITHGCGFGEIPAILLTLARSGEVGSGARGLSFFLVQSTDVQIAGIENKLGLHCSPTCEVVFENSPGLLVGEEGYGLVKYTMGMLNGARMGIAQQSTGLATAAYYEALKYSKERIQFGKPLIEIPAVKKIIDRLERETLAMRCLTLEGSRVMDRYYWRALRLEKKGASEKEAKNDTVVRYWEKIANVLTPISKFYCSESCLKVVSDALQVHGGAGYTEDYDIARIYRDARITTIYDGTSQIQINASIGGITSGLTHTFGEYLTELVNQLDSSLAHKLFHGFQELVTLYKDLPGREDKDTYAEEIVMTCSRLLAGILLELSCRRIPEERKQARLKHAKDYHLDTLSILEGNLAKLKEVSAVPA, from the coding sequence ATGCTTCAGAACAACTATTTTTCCGACACCCAAGACATCCAGGATCACTTTGAGCACATTCTTCCCTGGACCGAAATCATCCTCGATTACGAAAACGACTTTTCGGAAACATCGGATGGAGGTCCTACAAATCCGTCGGAGGCGAAAGAATATTATAAGACGGTTCTTCAGACTGTGGGCGATCTTGCCGGCAATATTCTTTCTCCACACGTTGCCGAATTAGATCGGGAAGGATTGGGATTCAAAGACGGAAAGGTAGAATTCCCGCCCAAGATGTTGGAACTGGTCTCGAAGGTAGTAGATGCCGGGGTGCAAGCCTACGGATTTTCGAGAAAATACGGCGGCCTCGGAATTCCATGGACTGTGAAATCATTTATTTCCGAAATATTTTATAGAGTGGACGCGTCACTCGCCATTGCCATCGGTTGTGTGAATCTTGCCGAAATTCTTGAACGTCACGCCTCCAAAGAAATGAAAGACGAATGGATTCCTCGATTGGCCGCTGGAGAATTTGTCTGTGCGATGGGACTGACTGAACCCGATCATGGATCCGATCTTCCGAATCTTAGAACCAAAGCCACAAAAGATCAAAATGGGAACTGGGTTTTGAACGGAACGAAAAGATTCATCACACATGGATGTGGGTTCGGAGAAATTCCGGCGATACTTCTCACATTGGCTCGATCGGGAGAAGTAGGCTCCGGTGCGAGAGGACTTTCTTTTTTTCTCGTCCAAAGCACGGATGTGCAGATCGCGGGAATCGAAAACAAACTAGGACTTCATTGTTCACCGACCTGCGAAGTGGTTTTTGAGAATTCTCCGGGCCTTCTCGTCGGAGAGGAAGGTTACGGTCTCGTCAAATACACGATGGGAATGTTGAATGGCGCAAGAATGGGAATCGCACAACAATCCACCGGGCTTGCAACCGCGGCATATTACGAAGCTCTAAAATACTCCAAGGAAAGAATTCAATTTGGAAAACCCTTGATTGAAATTCCCGCTGTTAAAAAAATCATCGATCGTTTGGAAAGGGAAACTCTTGCGATGCGTTGTCTTACTCTGGAAGGCTCGAGAGTAATGGATCGATACTACTGGCGCGCACTTCGTTTGGAAAAAAAGGGAGCCTCCGAGAAAGAAGCGAAGAACGATACCGTTGTTCGTTATTGGGAAAAGATAGCTAACGTTCTTACCCCGATTAGTAAGTTTTATTGTTCTGAATCTTGTTTAAAAGTAGTGAGCGACGCATTGCAAGTCCACGGCGGTGCCGGTTATACCGAAGACTACGATATCGCGAGAATTTATCGAGATGCAAGAATTACTACGATCTACGACGGGACTTCTCAAATCCAAATCAACGCGAGTATTGGAGGAATCACGTCCGGTCTCACCCACACTTTCGGCGAATACCTAACCGAATTAGTCAATCAGTTGGATTCTTCTCTTGCTCATAAACTGTTTCATGGATTCCAAGAACTCGTTACTCTTTATAAGGACCTTCCAGGAAGAGAAGACAAGGATACATACGCGGAAGAAATTGTAATGACTTGTTCTCGTCTTCTTGCTGGAATTCTCCTGGAACTTTCCTGCCGGAGAATTCCTGAGGAAAGAAAACAGGCTCGTCTCAAACACGCTAAAGACTATCATTTAGATACGCTCTCCATCTTAGAAGGAAACCTCGCAAAGTTGAAGGAAGTGAGCGCGGTCCCCGCTTAG
- a CDS encoding DMT family transporter codes for MNTIKPYLCLVLFAFITGTTFQVAKEALFHFSPAQTGALRFVLASILLFLFVFLGDRKLLKVNRENLKSLIFLGIVGVFGFNFFFFLGMRKASPVNAAIIVALSPAITIFLSYLLLKTKITILQYVGTAVSFIGVLVVISDGNLNSVRTVLEGEGILFIFLAAICWALYSVGMKKYLKGVSTVQITTFTSFFGTICLLLLIIFSGDYHIDWSKTPTSAWFAILYMAAFTTFFGYLFWNYGIQKVGPDKAAIFGNLIPVVAMLTTWFLGESLNVFDIVGAILVIVGIFVVNSNFGRNAATQNIKTSTVG; via the coding sequence ATGAACACGATCAAACCTTATCTTTGCCTCGTACTTTTTGCCTTCATCACCGGAACCACATTTCAAGTCGCAAAGGAAGCGTTGTTCCATTTCTCTCCGGCCCAAACCGGAGCTTTACGTTTTGTATTGGCTTCGATTCTTCTTTTTCTCTTTGTCTTCTTGGGTGATCGGAAACTTTTAAAGGTCAATCGTGAGAATTTAAAAAGCCTCATTTTTCTCGGAATCGTCGGTGTGTTCGGTTTCAATTTCTTTTTCTTCTTGGGAATGCGTAAAGCCTCTCCCGTGAACGCCGCGATCATCGTCGCGCTCAGCCCCGCGATCACCATTTTTCTTTCTTATCTTCTTTTGAAGACAAAGATCACAATTCTTCAATATGTGGGAACCGCAGTTTCTTTTATCGGCGTCCTTGTTGTGATATCGGATGGTAACTTGAATTCAGTCCGAACCGTTCTCGAAGGAGAAGGAATTCTTTTTATATTCTTAGCCGCGATTTGTTGGGCTTTGTATTCCGTGGGAATGAAAAAATATCTCAAGGGGGTTTCTACGGTTCAGATCACCACGTTCACTTCTTTTTTTGGAACGATCTGTTTACTCTTGCTGATCATTTTCAGCGGCGACTATCATATCGATTGGAGCAAAACTCCGACCTCCGCATGGTTCGCGATCTTGTATATGGCCGCTTTTACCACATTCTTCGGTTATCTTTTTTGGAATTACGGAATTCAGAAAGTCGGTCCCGATAAAGCCGCGATCTTCGGAAACCTAATTCCTGTTGTGGCTATGTTGACTACTTGGTTCTTGGGAGAATCACTCAATGTTTTCGATATCGTCGGTGCGATCCTTGTGATCGTCGGAATCTTTGTCGTAAATTCCAACTTCGGTCGCAATGCGGCGACACAAAATATAAAAACTTCTACGGTAGGTTAA
- a CDS encoding CatB-related O-acetyltransferase: protein MTKSNPNSFGPDPSTPHPFPQFPRISFLRNFIRSALIEVGNYTYYDDPNGGENFEVENVLYHYDFRGDRLIIGNFCALATGVKFIMNGANHRMNAFSTYPFAIFGNGWEIAMPQIQDLPHKGDTIVGNDVWIGTNAVVLPGVKIGDGAIIGAYSVVARDVPPYSIIAGNPAVVIRERFPKDIIEKLLKLRWWDWNPGKITNSLEFLTTLDFKKLEEFA from the coding sequence ATGACAAAATCAAATCCGAATTCTTTCGGACCGGATCCTTCTACGCCGCATCCTTTTCCTCAATTTCCAAGGATCTCATTTCTAAGGAATTTTATCCGTTCAGCTTTGATCGAAGTGGGAAATTATACCTACTACGACGATCCGAATGGAGGGGAGAATTTCGAGGTCGAGAATGTTCTCTATCACTATGACTTTCGAGGAGATCGACTTATAATCGGTAATTTCTGTGCGCTCGCTACAGGCGTAAAATTTATCATGAACGGAGCCAATCATAGGATGAACGCATTTTCCACCTATCCGTTTGCTATTTTTGGAAACGGATGGGAAATTGCGATGCCGCAGATACAAGATCTTCCTCACAAAGGTGACACGATTGTAGGGAACGATGTTTGGATCGGAACGAACGCGGTCGTTCTTCCGGGAGTAAAAATAGGGGACGGTGCGATCATCGGTGCTTACTCTGTTGTTGCGCGTGACGTTCCACCTTATTCGATTATAGCTGGAAATCCGGCGGTCGTCATTCGAGAAAGATTTCCAAAGGATATAATCGAAAAACTTCTGAAGTTAAGATGGTGGGATTGGAATCCCGGAAAAATTACGAATTCATTGGAGTTCCTTACGACTCTCGATTTCAAAAAATTAGAAGAATTCGCTTAA
- a CDS encoding MerR family transcriptional regulator encodes MSETLSISQISEITKFSPHTLRYYEKMGLLPHPERSHGKDRKYSEKEIRHLKVIRTLKELSMPLQDIKEFIKEGCILDKISKGENLKPPLNKRIRILTSHLTTLEQKKKDLEVTIKLTKAKLKEYETLLANEERN; translated from the coding sequence GTGAGCGAAACCCTTAGTATTTCTCAGATTTCAGAGATCACGAAGTTCAGCCCGCATACGCTTCGTTATTACGAAAAGATGGGCCTTTTACCTCATCCGGAAAGAAGTCACGGAAAGGACCGGAAATATTCGGAAAAAGAAATTCGACATCTGAAAGTGATTCGAACTCTCAAAGAACTGAGCATGCCTTTGCAAGATATTAAAGAGTTCATCAAAGAAGGTTGTATCTTAGATAAGATTTCCAAGGGTGAGAATTTGAAGCCGCCCTTAAATAAAAGAATCCGAATTCTTACCTCGCATCTTACGACTTTGGAACAGAAGAAAAAAGATCTAGAAGTTACGATCAAACTCACGAAGGCGAAACTCAAAGAGTACGAAACTCTTCTCGCAAACGAAGAGAGGAATTAA
- a CDS encoding ligase-associated DNA damage response exonuclease yields MEMIVLTPAGLYIPQADVYVDPWKGVPRAILTHAHSDHTRKGSAHYLCAESGFHLTQERLGKKAPIETLPYGRAVYSNGVRISLHSAGHILGSSQVRIEYKGKVTVISGDYKTVPDPTCEPFEILKCDTFLSEATFAKPHYIWENSTFVFQNILNFILENRNLDSISLLYGYSLGKAQRILKGLSSVAEARGIDLDFFVHDSILSMNSRYEESGIQLPKTKPLDQWNPNSKNPFVFLAPPSSPIPNPNSQKIRSAFCSGWMQLSKNRKNGSFSKGFTLSDHADWNELIETISSTEAEEVLLTHGDTNDIVRYLREKGKNAKTLKTKFHSEESEF; encoded by the coding sequence ATGGAAATGATCGTCCTAACACCCGCCGGATTGTATATTCCTCAGGCCGATGTTTATGTCGATCCTTGGAAGGGAGTGCCGAGGGCGATCCTAACACACGCACATTCCGATCATACGAGAAAGGGTTCCGCTCATTATCTCTGTGCAGAATCCGGCTTTCATCTCACGCAGGAACGGCTTGGAAAAAAAGCGCCGATCGAAACGCTTCCCTATGGAAGAGCCGTGTATTCGAACGGAGTAAGAATCAGTCTTCACTCGGCGGGTCATATCCTTGGATCTTCCCAGGTAAGAATCGAATACAAAGGAAAAGTGACCGTGATCAGCGGAGACTACAAAACGGTTCCTGATCCTACCTGCGAGCCGTTCGAAATTCTAAAATGTGACACGTTTCTTTCGGAAGCGACCTTTGCAAAACCGCATTATATCTGGGAAAATTCTACATTCGTATTTCAGAATATTCTAAACTTTATTTTGGAGAATAGAAACCTCGACTCGATCTCATTGCTCTACGGATATTCGCTCGGGAAAGCGCAGAGAATCCTAAAAGGTTTGTCGAGCGTCGCCGAAGCACGAGGGATCGACTTGGATTTTTTTGTTCACGATTCCATTCTTTCCATGAACTCGAGATATGAAGAATCGGGAATCCAACTTCCTAAAACAAAACCCTTGGATCAATGGAATCCGAATTCTAAAAACCCTTTTGTCTTCCTGGCGCCTCCGAGTTCTCCGATTCCCAATCCGAATTCTCAAAAAATCAGAAGCGCGTTTTGTTCCGGCTGGATGCAACTTTCAAAAAATAGAAAAAACGGAAGTTTCAGCAAAGGATTTACTCTTTCCGATCACGCGGATTGGAATGAATTGATTGAAACGATTTCTTCCACCGAAGCGGAGGAAGTTCTTCTTACGCATGGAGATACGAACGATATCGT
- a CDS encoding porin — protein MIQKQKLFQLEYFKKRKQRSQNTISITQGTLFDFILRIASSGFSAWILFLSVLFFPDSVFAQEKKKDEKTDKTQIQSLDFSNKPETDLPKETKEENQKKEEPKVDPKAPKFGFFADSYYAHNPYASPNRDNKYLTQPARWDEINVNLAYIDGKVETDQYRGRVAFQYGNSVNSNYKNEVTSEKNSNQFSVRNIQEAYAGIKLAKNLWLDAGIYFGNIGLESWISHSNWNYSRALALDYVPYYSSGFRLSYQYSQKLSFQLHLMNGWSNITETNRDKAIGTQIDYQVTDKFRITHNTFIGNEAPDNERRQTRYYNNLILQYSFTKFFIVAGSGDVGIQRVPDPGVNAYRQWYIGTFWITWRPIEEFRTSVRIERMYDPDQTIIQSGTKNGFLTSGGTLTLDYIPNEQAMVRLEGRYFRSYDPVFDYHRSRSKEEKFIVFAVTVKI, from the coding sequence ATGATACAGAAACAAAAACTTTTTCAGTTAGAATATTTTAAAAAACGAAAACAAAGGTCGCAAAACACGATTTCTATAACTCAAGGGACTCTCTTCGATTTTATTTTGCGCATCGCATCTTCCGGTTTTTCTGCGTGGATTCTATTCTTATCCGTTTTATTTTTTCCCGATTCGGTCTTTGCTCAAGAAAAGAAGAAGGATGAGAAAACGGATAAGACACAGATTCAAAGTTTAGATTTTTCTAATAAACCGGAAACGGATCTTCCAAAAGAAACAAAGGAAGAAAACCAAAAAAAAGAAGAACCCAAGGTGGATCCAAAGGCGCCAAAGTTCGGTTTTTTTGCAGATTCTTACTATGCCCACAACCCGTACGCCTCTCCGAACAGAGACAACAAATATCTCACGCAACCGGCGCGTTGGGACGAGATCAATGTCAACTTAGCTTATATCGACGGCAAGGTGGAGACGGATCAATACCGAGGAAGAGTTGCGTTTCAATACGGTAATTCCGTAAACTCGAACTACAAAAACGAAGTCACTTCCGAAAAAAATTCCAATCAATTCTCGGTTCGAAACATTCAGGAAGCGTATGCGGGAATCAAACTCGCAAAAAATCTCTGGCTCGACGCCGGAATTTATTTCGGAAATATCGGTCTTGAAAGTTGGATTTCCCATTCTAACTGGAATTATTCCCGCGCCCTTGCCCTCGATTACGTTCCCTACTATTCGAGCGGCTTTCGACTTTCCTATCAATATTCCCAAAAACTTTCCTTTCAACTGCATCTGATGAACGGATGGTCCAATATCACTGAGACAAACCGAGACAAAGCAATCGGAACACAAATCGACTATCAAGTGACCGACAAATTCAGAATCACGCACAACACGTTTATCGGAAACGAGGCTCCGGACAACGAAAGAAGACAAACAAGATATTATAATAATTTAATTCTTCAATATTCCTTTACAAAATTCTTCATCGTAGCCGGATCCGGAGACGTTGGCATTCAGAGAGTTCCGGATCCCGGCGTAAACGCGTATCGACAATGGTATATCGGAACGTTTTGGATCACTTGGAGACCGATTGAGGAATTTCGAACCTCCGTCCGAATCGAAAGAATGTATGATCCCGATCAGACGATCATTCAATCCGGAACAAAGAACGGCTTCTTAACTTCGGGAGGAACTCTTACCTTGGACTACATTCCGAACGAACAGGCAATGGTGAGATTGGAAGGAAGATACTTTCGTTCTTATGATCCGGTGTTTGACTATCATAGATCCCGTTCCAAAGAGGAAAAATTTATCGTCTTTGCGGTTACGGTTAAGATCTAA
- a CDS encoding SDR family NAD(P)-dependent oxidoreductase, whose protein sequence is MKYELVLITGASGGLGTEFCNQLAASGSDLILTDLSSSSLKNLQSDLEKKYKIQVHTIPADLSISEGRDKIVSYLSKKKLKPDLLINNAGLGYIGDFANEPESSFLTTIRVNVEALTAMTRKILPIMLANGKGRILNLASTASFQPVPYFTIYAASKVFVLYFTDGLSYELKGTGVSIHAVSPGPIRTPFFGKAFPKGFRSPDLFWLTPTKVVKTALAGMDRGKTIIVVGWVNHIQQILTSILPRRMAAWIGSMVFSIGKKREN, encoded by the coding sequence ATGAAATACGAATTGGTTTTGATCACCGGCGCATCCGGTGGCTTAGGGACCGAATTTTGCAACCAACTTGCGGCGAGCGGAAGCGATTTGATCCTTACGGATTTATCTTCTAGTTCCCTCAAAAACCTTCAGAGTGATCTTGAAAAAAAATACAAGATCCAAGTTCACACGATTCCGGCGGATCTTTCGATTTCGGAAGGGCGTGATAAAATCGTTTCTTACTTATCGAAGAAAAAGTTAAAACCGGATCTATTGATCAACAACGCTGGCCTTGGTTATATCGGAGATTTTGCGAATGAACCCGAATCCAGCTTCTTAACGACGATTCGAGTCAACGTAGAAGCGTTGACTGCGATGACTCGAAAAATTCTTCCGATCATGCTCGCGAACGGAAAAGGAAGAATTCTCAACCTCGCCTCAACGGCTTCCTTTCAACCCGTTCCTTATTTTACGATCTATGCCGCGAGTAAAGTATTCGTTTTATATTTTACGGATGGCCTAAGTTACGAACTCAAAGGAACCGGGGTCAGCATCCATGCAGTTTCTCCGGGGCCGATTCGAACTCCATTTTTTGGAAAAGCGTTTCCGAAGGGATTTAGATCTCCGGACTTATTCTGGCTCACTCCGACCAAGGTCGTGAAGACCGCTCTCGCCGGAATGGACCGCGGAAAAACGATCATCGTGGTAGGTTGGGTGAATCATATTCAACAAATACTAACTTCTATTCTTCCAAGGAGAATGGCGGCCTGGATCGGATCGATGGTATTTTCCATCGGGAAAAAAAGAGAAAATTAG
- the msrA gene encoding peptide-methionine (S)-S-oxide reductase MsrA, with protein sequence MEIATLGGGCFWCLEAVYQMVEGVEAIVSGYSGGQTKNPDYRSVCSGSTGHAEVVQISFDPKVITYPEILDIFWICHDPTTLNRQGNDVGTQYRSVIFYHSSEQKRQAEEAIQKASSQFSSPIVTQVEEQKEFYPAEKYHQNYYRTNPEQTYCHYVVKPKIDKYLKVGFKVKK encoded by the coding sequence ATGGAAATAGCAACACTGGGCGGCGGATGTTTTTGGTGTCTCGAAGCGGTTTATCAAATGGTGGAAGGTGTCGAAGCGATTGTCTCCGGATATTCAGGCGGACAGACGAAGAATCCGGATTACCGTTCGGTATGTTCGGGAAGTACAGGACATGCCGAAGTAGTTCAGATCTCCTTTGATCCGAAAGTAATCACGTATCCCGAAATCTTAGATATCTTCTGGATCTGTCACGATCCCACCACATTAAACCGACAAGGAAACGACGTTGGAACCCAATATCGTTCCGTCATTTTCTATCATTCTTCCGAACAAAAAAGACAAGCGGAAGAAGCGATTCAAAAAGCTTCCTCTCAATTTTCGTCGCCGATCGTGACTCAAGTGGAAGAACAAAAAGAATTTTATCCAGCCGAGAAATATCACCAAAATTATTACCGGACCAATCCGGAACAAACATACTGTCATTATGTGGTGAAACCAAAAATCGATAAGTATCTCAAAGTGGGATTCAAAGTCAAAAAATGA
- a CDS encoding alpha/beta hydrolase: MNSNIQRTFLILFLGIFLSQCKASIQLQGEIHHPKTEDGWDLTLEHFPPLSGNITKKYPVILCHGLIANRTYLKINEKSSIVGRLQKEGYDVWLLDLRGRRDAGYPSLFFGEKTFSYSMDDYIKYDVDAAIKHVLNSTGKDKVNWIGHSMGGMVVYGRVGSLGEKRIANFVAIGSPAIMDPPSSAIQRWGSLTWLMNLWPVIPAETWAGIQGGTGIPFLPQKSFEELFWHKANIDPSILSGVKTTSINPGAKNEILQFKDLSESGEMRSLDKKVSYSDNLKNIKIPTLFVAGRRDKLGMSYSLRYAYDTISSEDKSLFIASRSNGHSDDYGHTDLIVGKNADKDIFGPIVSWLDKRN; encoded by the coding sequence ATGAACTCGAATATCCAAAGAACGTTTTTGATTCTTTTTCTGGGAATCTTTCTTTCCCAATGTAAAGCGAGCATCCAGCTTCAAGGCGAAATCCATCACCCAAAGACGGAAGACGGCTGGGATCTGACTTTAGAACACTTCCCTCCTCTTTCCGGAAACATCACTAAAAAATATCCCGTAATCTTGTGCCACGGTTTGATCGCCAATAGAACGTATCTTAAGATCAACGAGAAAAGTTCGATCGTGGGAAGACTTCAGAAAGAAGGTTATGACGTTTGGTTACTCGATCTAAGAGGAAGAAGGGACGCGGGTTATCCTTCTCTTTTTTTCGGAGAAAAGACATTCTCATATAGCATGGACGATTATATAAAATACGACGTCGATGCGGCCATCAAACACGTGTTAAATTCCACCGGAAAAGACAAGGTCAATTGGATCGGTCATAGCATGGGCGGAATGGTGGTCTACGGAAGAGTGGGAAGTCTAGGCGAAAAGAGAATCGCAAACTTTGTCGCAATCGGTTCTCCCGCGATCATGGATCCTCCGAGTTCCGCGATTCAAAGATGGGGATCTCTGACTTGGCTCATGAATCTTTGGCCCGTGATTCCCGCTGAAACCTGGGCGGGCATTCAAGGCGGAACGGGAATTCCGTTTCTTCCACAAAAATCTTTTGAAGAACTTTTTTGGCACAAGGCCAATATCGATCCTTCGATTCTTTCCGGAGTAAAAACGACTTCCATCAATCCGGGTGCGAAGAACGAAATTCTTCAGTTCAAAGACCTTTCTGAAAGCGGTGAAATGCGAAGCTTGGATAAGAAGGTCTCTTATTCGGACAATTTGAAGAATATCAAAATTCCGACTCTTTTCGTCGCGGGGAGAAGAGATAAACTGGGAATGTCGTATTCTCTCCGTTATGCGTATGACACGATTTCATCCGAGGACAAATCTCTTTTTATCGCGTCCCGATCCAACGGGCATTCGGACGATTACGGTCATACGGATTTGATCGTTGGAAAAAACGCGGACAAAGATATTTTCGGTCCGATCGTCTCCTGGTTGGACAAAAGAAACTAA